A DNA window from Arachis duranensis cultivar V14167 chromosome 3, aradu.V14167.gnm2.J7QH, whole genome shotgun sequence contains the following coding sequences:
- the LOC107480584 gene encoding uncharacterized protein LOC107480584 yields MRDDESEEEPVDIDGDSDENTGGDPDAQHRPSSSASHQYPPHFSTLNLEALGQQEDSGNRVGRSSTEFEIGQSFQSKEEVVLSVKDYSIRRGVEYRVIESDHLKYHGKCKEFGKGCTWLIRVALRARKGTWEVRRYNGPHTCLATSISSDHRQLDYNVICARILPMVRADAAVTVKVLQQATEADYGFRPSYRKVWLAKQKAVAQIYGDWEESYAELPRWMLGIQATMPGTITVLKTSPVQIGGAVDESTVYFHRLFWTFPPCIEAFRHCKPLVSIDGTHLYGKYGGTLLLAIAQDGNSNILPIAFALVEGENAESWSFFLSNLREHVTPQEGILVISDRHNGIKAALEAPETGWLPPCAFRAYCIRHVAANFALTFKGKDSRRLLVNAAYAKTEGEFYYWFDIMRTENPAMCDWANRMAYDKWTQHEDAGRRFGHMTTNISECVNSVLKGTRNLPVTSLVKSTYGRLAQLFVVRGQTAEAQLGSGHEFCQALVKAIERNLRDSLLIGTLETPGALL; encoded by the coding sequence ATGCGTGACGATGAATCTGAAGAGGAGCCTGTTGATATCGATGGTGACAGCGACGAAAACACAGGCGGCGATCCAGATGCGCAACATCGGCCTTCGAGTTCTGCTTCTCATCAATACCCTCCACACTTCTCGACACTAAACTTGGAAGCTCTTGGTCAACAGGAAGACAGTGGTAACAGAGTGGGTAGATCTTCTACAGAATTTGAGATTGGGCAATCGTTCCAGAGTAAAGAAGAAGTTGTGCTCAGTGTGAAGGACTATAGCATCCGGCGAGGTGTTGAGTACAGAGTCATCGAATCGGATCATTTGAAGTATCATGGAAAATGCAAGGAATTCGGCAAGGGTTGCACTTGGTTGATTCGAGTAGCGCTTCGTGCACGAAAGGGAACTTGGGAGGTCAGGAGGTACAACGGGCCACACACGTGCCTCGCAACTTCTATTTCAAGTGATCACCGTCAGCTGGATTATAACGTTATATGTGCGAGGATTCTTCCTATGGTTAGGGCGGATGCTGCGGTTACGGTAAAGGTACTTCAACAAGCGACAGAAGCTGATTACGGTTTCAGGCCTAGTTACAGGAAGGTCTGGTTGGCTAAGCAGAAGGCAGTGGCACAAATATATGGAGATTGGGAAGAGTCTTACGCGGAGTTGCCCCGTTGGATGCTAGGGATCCAGGCAACAATGCCGGGAACAATCACGGTGCTGAAGACGTCTCCGGTTCAGATTGGTGGTGCGGTTGATGAGTCGACGGTGTACTTTCACCGACTTTTCTGGACATTTCCACCCTGTATCGAGGCATTCCGGCATTGCAAGCCACTCGTCAGTATTGATGGTACCCACTTGTATGGGAAGTATGGAGGGACGCTCCTGTTGGCGATAGCTCAGGACGGAAACTCCAACATCCTGCCGATAGCATTCGCCCTTGTAGAGGGGGAAAATGCAGAGTCGTGGTCATTCTTCTTGTCCAACCTCCGAGAGCATGTGACTCCTCAGGAGGGTATCCTAGTTATCTCAGATAGGCATAATGGGATCAAGGCGGCCCTTGAGGCACCTGAGACTGGATGGCTGCCTCCTTGTGCTTTCCGGGCCTACTGTATAAGGCATGTGGCAGCGAATTTCGCCCTAACGTTCAAAGGTAAGGACTCAAGGAGGTTACTGGTCAATGCTGCCTACGCCAAGACTGAGGGTGAGTTTTACTACTGGTTCGACATCATGCGGACTGAGAATCCAGCAATGTGTGACTGGGCCAACCGTATGGCGTATGACAAATGGACCCAACATGAGGATGCTGGTCGACGGTTCGGGCACATGACCACAAACATCAGTGAATGTGTGAACTCCGTGCTAAAGGGTACTCGCAACCTCCCGGTTACATCGTTGGTTAAGTCAACCTACGGGAGGCTTGCTCAGCTATTTGTGGTCCGGGGACAGACAGCAGAGGCACAACTCGGATCCGGCCATGAATTCTGTCAGGCATTGGTCAAGGCTATTGAGCGGAACCTTAGAGACTCACTATTGATCGGAACCTTAGAGACTCCAGGTGCTTTACTGTGA